The window GCTCGGTACGGCACAGAGGTCGGCCACATGTTCGGTGTGCGGCAGCGAGGCGAGGCGAGTGTTCTCGGCGCCGATGATCAGGAGCGGGTCACGTGCTACCTTGCTTGCTGCAATGGATCACGCGGAGAAGAGTCGCCATGAACCGGGCGTGGTGACCTCCCTGCCTTCGACCGGCAAACGC of the Verrucomicrobiota bacterium genome contains:
- a CDS encoding zinc ribbon domain-containing protein, producing MPIYEYRCDQHGVFEITRPLGTAQRSATCSVCGSEARRVFSAPMIRSGSRATLLAAMDHAEKSRHEPGVVTSLPSTGKRRRTPVLPLTPALSRLPRP